The Schistocerca gregaria isolate iqSchGreg1 chromosome 1, iqSchGreg1.2, whole genome shotgun sequence genome includes a window with the following:
- the LOC126280557 gene encoding keratin, type I cytoskeletal 10-like, with protein sequence MRCLPQIALAATLCVLLLSWTDAAPTPDANEEAVKIHEDPAALQTAEGEAAARVKRGGGGCNVCGGGGHGGGHGGGHGIGHGGGHHGGGGFGGGLSGSHSQSSSQASSSSSSGSFGGGFGGGKFGHGK encoded by the exons ATGAGGTGCCTGCCACAGATCGCTCTCGCAGCGACGCTCTGCGTCCTCCTGCTCTCCTGGACGG ATGCTGCACCGACGCCGGACGCCAATGAAGAAGCGGTAAAGATTCACGAAGACCCAGCTGCTCTTCAGACTGCAGAAG GTGAAGCAGCAGCACGTGTGAAGCGCGGAGGCGGCGGCTGTAACGTTTGCGGAGGCGGCGGCCACGGGGGCGGCCACGGAGGCGGCCACGGGATCGGCCACGGGGGCGGCCACCACGGGGGCGGCGGCTTTGGGGGCGGTCTCAGCGGCAGCCACTCCCAGAGTAGCTCGCAggcctccagctccagctccagcggcaGCTTTGGGGGCGGCTTTGGCGGCGGCAAGTT tGGCCATGGAAAGTGA